A DNA window from Staphylococcus warneri contains the following coding sequences:
- a CDS encoding transglycosylase, translating to MKKTFIASTLALTLGATGYAVSGHEAHASETTNVDQAHLVDLAHNHPEQLNAAPVQEGAYDIHFVSGGFEYNFTSDGTNFSWNYQEAGSTSAQTSNTAVQSADYTTSYNQEAGTQSVSSNQQSSNTNVEAVSAPTTSNNGSNHNYSTKTTSYSAPSTSSASTGGSTKAQFLANGGTEEAWNAIVMPESGGNPNAVNPAGYRGLGQTMESWGTGSVASQTKGMLNYANSRYGSLSNAIAFRQSHGWW from the coding sequence ATGAAGAAGACATTTATCGCATCAACTTTAGCATTAACATTAGGCGCAACAGGTTACGCAGTATCAGGACACGAAGCACACGCTTCAGAAACTACTAACGTAGATCAAGCACACTTAGTAGACTTAGCTCATAACCACCCAGAACAATTAAACGCTGCACCAGTTCAAGAAGGCGCTTATGACATTCACTTTGTAAGTGGTGGATTCGAATATAACTTTACTTCAGATGGTACTAACTTCTCTTGGAACTACCAAGAAGCTGGTTCTACTTCAGCTCAAACATCAAACACTGCTGTTCAATCAGCTGACTACACAACTTCTTACAATCAAGAAGCTGGTACTCAATCAGTAAGCTCTAACCAACAATCAAGCAACACTAATGTAGAAGCTGTTTCAGCTCCAACTACATCAAACAATGGTTCAAACCACAACTACAGCACTAAAACAACTTCATACTCAGCACCATCAACTTCAAGTGCTTCAACAGGTGGATCAACTAAAGCACAATTCTTAGCTAATGGTGGTACTGAAGAAGCTTGGAACGCTATCGTTATGCCAGAATCAGGTGGTAACCCTAACGCAGTAAACCCAGCTGGTTACAGAGGTTTAGGACAAACTATGGAATCATGGGGAACTGGTTCAGTAGCTAGCCAAACTAAAGGTATGCTTAACTATGCTAATAGCCGTTACGGTTCATTAAGCAATGCAATTGCTTTCCGTCAAAGCCACGGTTGGTGGTAG
- a CDS encoding D-lactate dehydrogenase, producing the protein MTKIKIMSVRDEDIVYIESWAKENNVEYELTKSPLTEDNVDEVKGFDGLSLSQQLPISEAVFAKLKSFGIKQIAQRSAGFDTYDLELASKYDIIVSNVPSYSPSSIAEFAVTQAINVVRHFNAIQTKMKLHDFRWEPSILSQSISDLKVAVIGTGRIGSIVAKIFANGYGCEVVAYDPFPDAHIKDIVSYQTTLQEAIEGADIVTLHVPATKYNHHLFDQYTFNHFKKGSVFVNCARGTLVDTHALLSCIDSGQIKGAALDTYEFERGLFPSDQRDKKMNDTLLQQLIDREDIIITPHIAFYTEAAVENLIVDALDATMEVIQTGTTHLRVN; encoded by the coding sequence ATGACTAAAATTAAAATAATGAGTGTGCGTGACGAGGATATTGTATATATTGAATCATGGGCTAAGGAAAACAATGTGGAATATGAGTTAACTAAGTCACCATTGACAGAGGATAATGTCGATGAGGTTAAAGGATTTGATGGGTTATCATTATCACAACAACTACCTATTTCAGAAGCGGTGTTTGCTAAATTAAAATCATTCGGTATTAAACAAATTGCTCAAAGAAGTGCGGGATTTGATACATACGATTTAGAGTTAGCATCAAAATATGACATTATCGTCTCTAATGTGCCTTCGTACTCACCAAGTTCAATTGCAGAATTTGCAGTAACACAAGCTATTAATGTTGTCAGACATTTTAATGCTATTCAAACTAAAATGAAATTACATGATTTTAGATGGGAACCATCAATACTGTCACAATCAATCAGTGATTTGAAAGTGGCAGTCATAGGTACTGGAAGAATAGGAAGTATTGTAGCTAAAATTTTTGCTAATGGTTATGGATGCGAGGTAGTCGCATACGATCCTTTTCCTGATGCGCATATTAAAGATATAGTGTCATATCAAACCACTTTACAAGAAGCTATTGAAGGTGCAGATATTGTTACTTTGCATGTCCCAGCAACTAAATATAACCATCATTTATTTGATCAATATACATTTAATCATTTTAAAAAAGGTTCAGTATTTGTCAATTGTGCACGAGGCACTTTAGTCGATACACATGCGTTACTATCATGTATAGATAGTGGTCAAATTAAAGGTGCTGCTCTGGACACCTATGAATTTGAACGTGGCTTATTCCCTAGTGATCAACGAGATAAAAAGATGAATGATACGTTACTTCAACAACTGATTGATAGAGAAGATATCATCATAACACCACATATTGCATTTTATACAGAAGCAGCAGTGGAAAATTTAATCGTTGATGCGTTAGATGCAACAATGGAGGTTATTCAAACAGGAACAACTCATTTGCGAGTAAATTAA
- a CDS encoding phytoene/squalene synthase family protein translates to MTTVNESYKYCHQIMKKHSKSFSYAFDLLPESERRAVWAVYAVCRIIDDSIDEEQNPQKLQAIKEDIQLIESQQVDSTVQFKSNQRIMLAFYDTSQNYKMEYQSFYNLIESVFEDEHFEMFVKDEELMRYCYGVAGTVGEVLSPILTEQPSHETYEVARELGEALQLTNILRDVGEDFEKGRIYFSREMLNQYDVNIEDVYQQQLTDNYINLWEHYAQIAEKDYQFALDHLNVFKPEARLIIELAARIYKGIIDEVRVHGYPLHRRVYVSRLDKLNIYRQVKAKYNK, encoded by the coding sequence ATGACAACGGTCAATGAGAGTTATAAATATTGTCATCAAATAATGAAAAAGCATTCTAAAAGTTTTTCTTATGCGTTTGACTTATTACCAGAAAGTGAGAGGCGTGCTGTTTGGGCAGTATACGCGGTTTGTAGAATTATAGATGATAGTATTGATGAAGAACAAAATCCTCAAAAATTACAAGCTATTAAAGAAGATATTCAACTGATTGAGTCACAACAAGTTGATTCTACGGTTCAATTCAAGAGTAATCAACGTATTATGTTAGCTTTTTACGATACATCTCAAAATTACAAAATGGAGTATCAATCTTTCTATAATTTGATAGAATCTGTATTTGAAGATGAACATTTTGAAATGTTCGTTAAAGACGAGGAATTAATGAGATATTGTTATGGTGTAGCTGGGACAGTTGGAGAAGTACTATCACCTATTTTGACTGAACAGCCAAGTCATGAAACATATGAAGTGGCTCGAGAATTAGGAGAAGCATTGCAATTAACTAATATCTTACGCGATGTAGGCGAAGACTTTGAAAAAGGTCGTATTTATTTTAGTCGAGAGATGTTAAATCAATATGATGTAAATATTGAAGACGTTTATCAACAGCAGTTAACTGATAATTATATTAATTTATGGGAACATTATGCTCAAATTGCAGAAAAGGATTATCAATTTGCATTAGATCATTTAAATGTTTTTAAACCTGAAGCAAGATTAATTATCGAACTAGCGGCACGTATTTATAAAGGTATTATAGATGAAGTTCGTGTACATGGTTATCCATTACATCGAAGAGTATATGTCTCAAGGTTGGATAAGTTAAACATATACAGACAAGTTAAAGCTAAATATAATAAATAG
- a CDS encoding phytoene desaturase family protein, with amino-acid sequence MNIAVIGAGVTGLASAARLAAHGHQVTLYEKNEQIGGRMNQFTKDGFTFDMGPTIVMVPEVYKAVFEECGERFEDYVEMKQLPYIYDVYFNKDDKVRVPTDLAELHDALEQIEPGTTHGFMKFLADVYGRYEIARKYFLERTYRKPSDFYNLTSLIQGYKLKTLNHADNLIGQYVQNEKVQKMLAFQMLYIGIDPKQGPSLYSIIPMIEMMFGVHFIKGGMYGMVKGLEQLNLKLGVDIQCNANIEEIIIDPKYKQADGVRVNGLVKRFDKVLCTADFPYAAQQLMPQHAPVKKYPPQKIDQLDYSCSAFMMYIGIDKDITEDVLLHNVLFSNHFRQNIDEIFNGDISEDPSLYLYVPKVGDATLAPEGQTGLYVLMPTSELKTGPLEWENPQFIKSVKEHIYRKLATIPALEHVQDYVISETIFTPKDFEQTFNAKFGTAFGLMPTLAQSNYYRPPNVSRDYKDLYFAGASTHPGAGVPIVLTSAKITVDEIIKDINNHI; translated from the coding sequence TTGAATATTGCTGTAATAGGTGCGGGTGTGACAGGTTTAGCTTCTGCAGCTAGGCTTGCTGCACATGGTCATCAAGTAACATTATATGAAAAGAATGAACAGATTGGTGGACGTATGAACCAATTTACGAAAGATGGCTTTACCTTTGATATGGGACCTACAATAGTTATGGTGCCTGAAGTTTATAAAGCCGTGTTTGAAGAATGTGGTGAACGCTTTGAAGATTACGTAGAAATGAAACAATTACCATATATCTATGATGTCTATTTTAATAAAGATGATAAAGTGAGAGTGCCTACCGATTTAGCTGAGTTACATGACGCTTTAGAACAAATTGAACCTGGAACGACACATGGATTTATGAAATTTTTAGCAGATGTATATGGAAGATATGAGATTGCTAGAAAATATTTTTTAGAACGAACATATAGAAAACCATCAGACTTTTATAATTTAACATCACTGATTCAAGGTTATAAATTAAAAACACTAAATCATGCGGATAACTTAATTGGTCAATATGTCCAAAATGAAAAAGTTCAAAAAATGTTAGCATTTCAAATGTTGTATATAGGCATTGATCCTAAACAAGGCCCTTCATTATACTCAATTATTCCAATGATTGAAATGATGTTTGGTGTTCATTTTATTAAAGGTGGTATGTATGGCATGGTGAAAGGTTTAGAACAACTAAACCTTAAGCTAGGTGTGGATATACAATGTAATGCTAATATAGAAGAAATTATTATTGATCCTAAGTATAAGCAAGCAGACGGCGTAAGAGTGAATGGCCTAGTTAAACGATTTGATAAGGTACTTTGTACGGCAGACTTTCCATATGCTGCGCAACAATTAATGCCACAACATGCACCCGTTAAAAAATATCCTCCTCAAAAAATAGACCAATTAGATTATTCATGTTCAGCTTTTATGATGTATATAGGGATTGATAAAGATATTACGGAAGATGTATTGTTGCATAATGTCTTATTTTCAAATCATTTCAGACAAAATATAGATGAAATATTTAATGGGGATATTTCCGAAGATCCATCGTTGTATTTATATGTACCTAAAGTAGGAGATGCCACGTTAGCGCCTGAGGGACAGACAGGATTATATGTTTTAATGCCAACATCAGAGCTTAAAACAGGCCCTTTAGAATGGGAAAATCCACAGTTTATAAAAAGTGTTAAAGAACATATTTATCGTAAATTAGCTACTATACCTGCACTTGAACATGTTCAAGATTATGTTATTTCCGAAACGATTTTTACACCTAAAGATTTTGAACAAACGTTTAATGCTAAGTTTGGTACAGCATTTGGGTTAATGCCCACGCTAGCACAAAGTAATTATTATAGACCTCCGAACGTATCTAGAGATTACAAAGATTTATACTTTGCTGGTGCGAGTACACATCCAGGTGCAGGTGTACCTATTGTTTTAACAAGTGCTAAAATCACCGTTGATGAAATCATCAAAGATATTAACAATCATATATAA
- a CDS encoding heavy metal translocating P-type ATPase — MDKNKRTTLDITGMTCAACSNRIEKKLNKLDDVKAQVNITTEQATIDDFKGQYRTNDYVNEIQHLGYDVVKDSIDLTISGMTCAACSNRIEKVLNKMDGVVQATVNLTTEQATVTYYRGVVNSDDFISKIQNLGYDAEVKEGQQQYSNKDKQLKKQFHKLIFSIVLSVPLLMTMLVHLFHLPLPSLLMNPWFQFILATPVQFIIGWQFYKGAYKNLKNGSANMDVLVALGTSAAYFYSIYEMFKWLNHSTHMPHLYFETSAVLITLILFGKYLEAKAKTQTTNALGELLSLQAKEARIVKDGIEKMVPIKDVLVGDHIIIKPGEKIPVDGVIIKGITSIDESMLTGESIPVDKNADDKVIGATINQNGSIIMEATQVGNDTALANIIKVVEQAQGSKAPIQRLADQISGYFVPTVVGIALLTFMIWITVVHVGEFEPALMAAISVLVIACPCSLGLATPTSIMVGTGRAAEKGILFKGGQYVEETQHIDTIVLDKTGTITNGKPVVTDFDGDTRSLQLLASAENASEHPLAKAIVDYAKGKNLELVDTDEFNAMPGHGISATVDHSTILVGNRQLMTKHQIPLNSHIDEKMTQWELDGKTVMLIAIDDIYQGMIAVADTIKDNAIESIQKLHKMNIDVVMLTGDNNNTARAIAQQVGIDHVIANVLPDEKSDNITRLQKEGRQVAMVGDGVNDAPALVTADIGIAMGTGTEVAIEAADITILGGDLSLLSQTINISQLTMRNIRQNLIWAFGYNIAGIPIAALGLLAPWIAGAAMTLSSVSVVTNALRLKRIIK; from the coding sequence ATGGATAAAAACAAAAGAACAACTTTAGACATCACTGGCATGACATGCGCTGCGTGTTCCAATAGAATTGAAAAGAAATTAAACAAACTGGATGATGTTAAAGCTCAAGTTAACATTACAACTGAGCAAGCCACTATTGATGATTTTAAAGGACAATACCGAACTAATGACTATGTCAACGAAATCCAGCATTTGGGATACGATGTAGTAAAAGACAGTATTGACTTAACTATTTCTGGTATGACATGTGCAGCATGTTCAAATCGTATAGAGAAAGTCCTTAATAAAATGGATGGTGTCGTTCAAGCGACGGTTAACTTGACTACAGAACAAGCAACTGTGACATATTATCGTGGCGTCGTTAATAGTGATGATTTTATTTCTAAAATCCAGAATTTAGGTTATGACGCTGAAGTTAAAGAAGGACAACAACAATATTCAAATAAAGATAAACAACTGAAGAAACAGTTCCATAAATTAATCTTTTCTATCGTATTATCAGTACCACTACTGATGACAATGTTGGTTCATTTATTCCATTTACCTTTGCCCTCCCTATTGATGAATCCCTGGTTCCAATTCATATTGGCTACACCAGTACAATTTATAATTGGTTGGCAGTTTTATAAAGGTGCTTATAAAAATCTAAAAAATGGCTCTGCCAACATGGATGTATTAGTCGCTTTAGGTACAAGCGCAGCTTATTTTTATAGCATTTATGAAATGTTTAAATGGCTCAATCATTCAACGCATATGCCACACCTTTATTTTGAAACGAGTGCTGTATTAATTACGCTTATTTTATTTGGTAAATATTTGGAAGCAAAAGCTAAAACACAAACGACCAATGCCCTAGGTGAATTATTAAGTTTACAAGCTAAGGAAGCGCGCATTGTTAAAGATGGTATAGAAAAAATGGTTCCCATTAAAGATGTTCTAGTTGGCGACCATATTATTATTAAACCTGGTGAAAAAATCCCAGTTGATGGTGTCATTATTAAAGGTATAACGTCTATAGACGAATCTATGTTAACTGGGGAATCTATCCCAGTAGATAAAAATGCGGATGACAAAGTTATTGGCGCAACGATTAATCAAAATGGCTCAATCATTATGGAAGCAACACAAGTCGGTAATGATACAGCATTAGCTAATATCATTAAGGTTGTCGAACAAGCACAAGGTTCCAAAGCACCTATTCAACGATTAGCTGACCAAATATCTGGTTATTTTGTGCCAACCGTTGTCGGTATTGCATTACTTACGTTTATGATATGGATTACAGTGGTTCATGTCGGAGAATTCGAACCCGCGCTTATGGCAGCTATTTCAGTACTTGTAATCGCTTGTCCATGTTCATTAGGCTTAGCTACACCTACATCTATCATGGTGGGAACAGGACGCGCTGCTGAAAAAGGTATTTTATTTAAGGGTGGTCAGTACGTTGAAGAAACACAACACATTGATACTATTGTTTTGGATAAAACGGGTACCATTACTAATGGGAAGCCTGTAGTAACTGATTTTGACGGTGATACACGTTCACTACAATTACTCGCTAGTGCAGAGAACGCTTCCGAACATCCATTAGCAAAAGCCATTGTAGACTATGCTAAAGGAAAAAATCTCGAATTAGTGGATACGGATGAATTTAATGCTATGCCAGGACATGGTATATCCGCAACTGTTGACCATTCAACGATTTTAGTTGGTAATCGTCAATTAATGACAAAACATCAAATTCCTTTGAATTCTCATATAGATGAAAAAATGACTCAGTGGGAACTCGATGGTAAAACGGTCATGCTAATTGCCATCGATGATATATATCAAGGTATGATCGCTGTGGCAGACACTATTAAAGATAATGCTATTGAATCAATACAGAAACTACACAAAATGAATATTGATGTCGTGATGTTGACCGGTGATAATAACAATACCGCCCGAGCGATAGCACAACAAGTCGGTATTGATCATGTCATTGCCAATGTACTTCCAGACGAAAAGTCCGACAACATCACACGTCTACAAAAAGAAGGTCGACAAGTAGCTATGGTTGGTGATGGTGTCAATGATGCCCCTGCACTTGTTACTGCAGATATCGGTATTGCCATGGGTACTGGTACCGAAGTTGCGATTGAAGCAGCCGATATTACAATATTAGGTGGTGATTTATCATTACTATCTCAAACAATCAATATCAGCCAACTAACAATGCGCAATATCCGTCAAAATCTCATTTGGGCTTTTGGCTATAATATCGCAGGTATACCTATCGCCGCTTTAGGTCTACTTGCACCATGGATTGCAGGCGCTGCGATGACATTAAGTTCTGTTAGCGTTGTAACCAATGCATTAAGATTGAAACGAATCATTAAATAA
- the copZ gene encoding copper chaperone CopZ, which yields MGQEIINVEGMSCDHCKNAVESALAKINGVSAAEVDLEKGQVRVDYNEDKVQLSDMKDAIEDQGYDVK from the coding sequence ATGGGACAAGAAATTATTAATGTAGAAGGCATGAGTTGTGATCATTGTAAAAATGCTGTTGAATCTGCTTTAGCTAAAATAAACGGTGTTTCAGCTGCAGAAGTTGATTTAGAAAAAGGACAAGTACGTGTGGATTATAACGAAGATAAAGTTCAACTTTCTGACATGAAAGATGCGATTGAAGATCAAGGCTATGATGTTAAATAA
- a CDS encoding SDR family oxidoreductase: MNLLEFHQQIKGYTQSNQPGIEAEMKPKPIAELNTYQAAGKLKDKVALITGGDSGIGRAVAILFAKEGANVAIGYYNEHQDAKETVRRLEELGVKAKAYAHDLKDETQSQQLVKDVVDDFGGLNILVNNGGVQFPRDHFEEITPEQVKETFQTNIFGMIFLSQAAVPYLNDGDSIINTTSVTAYRGSGHLIDYSATKGAIVSFTRSLATTLMEKNIRVNAVAPGPIYTPLIPATFDEEKVENQGGGTPMGRRGQPAELAPSYVFLATPADSSYITGQVIHVNGGDFMTT; the protein is encoded by the coding sequence ATGAATTTATTAGAATTTCATCAACAAATTAAAGGTTATACGCAAAGTAATCAACCAGGTATTGAAGCGGAAATGAAACCTAAGCCAATAGCTGAGTTAAACACATATCAAGCTGCAGGAAAATTAAAAGACAAAGTTGCACTAATAACTGGTGGTGATTCAGGCATTGGACGTGCAGTTGCGATATTATTTGCTAAAGAAGGTGCCAATGTAGCCATTGGTTACTATAATGAGCATCAAGACGCTAAAGAGACAGTTCGTCGTTTAGAAGAATTAGGTGTTAAGGCTAAAGCATATGCACATGATTTAAAAGACGAGACACAATCGCAGCAACTTGTGAAAGATGTTGTCGATGATTTTGGTGGACTTAATATCCTAGTTAATAATGGTGGCGTGCAATTTCCTCGAGATCATTTTGAAGAGATTACACCAGAACAAGTAAAAGAGACATTCCAGACAAATATTTTCGGAATGATATTTTTATCTCAAGCAGCAGTACCGTATTTAAATGATGGAGATTCAATTATTAATACGACAAGTGTGACAGCATATAGAGGTTCAGGTCACTTGATTGATTATTCAGCGACAAAAGGTGCTATCGTATCATTTACACGTTCATTAGCTACGACATTAATGGAGAAAAATATTCGTGTGAATGCAGTAGCACCAGGCCCCATTTATACACCGTTGATTCCTGCAACATTTGATGAAGAGAAAGTTGAAAATCAAGGCGGTGGTACACCAATGGGGCGTCGTGGTCAACCAGCTGAACTAGCACCATCATATGTATTTTTAGCAACACCTGCAGATAGCTCATATATCACTGGACAGGTGATTCATGTTAATGGTGGAGACTTCATGACCACTTAA
- a CDS encoding aminotransferase class I/II-fold pyridoxal phosphate-dependent enzyme — protein sequence MSERLAAIPESYFGKTMGRKIEYGPLPLINMAVGIPDGETPHGIINHFAKRLNVPENQKYGAFHGKASFKQAIVDFYQRHYDVELDAEDEVCILYGTKNGLVALPTCLVNPGENVLLPDPGYTDYLAGVMLADARPVSLNLEPPHYLPDWDKVDKNILNNTKLVYLTYPNNPTGSTATKAVFDEAIQRFKDTNTKIIHDFAYSAFGFDAKNPSILSSENGKDVAVEIFSLSKGYNMLGFRVGFAVGNRDMIQALKKYQTHTNAGMFGALQDAATYALNHYDEFLEQQNDTFKRRRDMFERILSEAGLPFVHSKGGIYCWLKTPPGYESESFEQFLLKEYSILMAPGIPFGENGRNYVRLSLALPDEQLETAAERLATLANLYGK from the coding sequence ATGTCAGAGAGATTGGCGGCAATTCCTGAAAGTTATTTTGGCAAAACTATGGGAAGAAAAATAGAATATGGGCCTCTTCCTTTAATTAATATGGCTGTTGGTATTCCGGATGGTGAAACACCACATGGTATTATTAATCATTTTGCTAAAAGATTGAACGTACCTGAGAATCAAAAATATGGTGCTTTTCATGGTAAAGCATCATTTAAACAAGCCATCGTTGATTTTTATCAGAGACATTATGATGTTGAATTAGATGCAGAAGATGAAGTTTGTATATTATACGGTACGAAAAATGGACTTGTTGCACTTCCAACTTGTCTCGTTAATCCTGGGGAAAATGTGCTATTACCGGATCCAGGTTATACAGATTATTTAGCGGGGGTCATGCTTGCGGATGCTCGCCCTGTCTCATTAAATTTAGAACCACCGCACTATCTGCCAGATTGGGATAAAGTAGATAAAAATATATTAAATAATACAAAGCTAGTTTATTTAACATATCCAAATAATCCAACAGGCTCTACTGCTACCAAAGCAGTGTTTGATGAAGCGATTCAAAGATTTAAAGATACTAATACTAAAATTATTCATGATTTCGCTTATAGTGCATTCGGTTTTGATGCTAAAAATCCAAGTATTTTATCATCAGAGAATGGAAAAGATGTAGCTGTTGAAATATTCTCGTTATCAAAGGGATACAATATGTTAGGATTTAGGGTAGGCTTTGCAGTAGGAAATCGTGACATGATTCAGGCCTTGAAAAAGTATCAAACACATACGAATGCAGGTATGTTTGGTGCCTTACAAGACGCAGCAACCTATGCGTTAAATCATTATGACGAATTTTTAGAACAACAAAATGATACATTCAAGCGAAGACGAGATATGTTTGAGCGTATATTAAGTGAAGCAGGGTTGCCATTTGTACATTCTAAAGGTGGTATTTATTGTTGGTTAAAGACACCACCCGGATATGAGAGTGAATCATTTGAACAGTTCTTATTAAAAGAATATTCCATTTTAATGGCACCTGGTATCCCGTTCGGTGAAAATGGTAGAAACTATGTAAGGCTATCTTTAGCACTACCAGATGAACAACTTGAAACAGCAGCAGAACGATTAGCAACTTTAGCAAATTTATATGGAAAATAG
- a CDS encoding sugar O-acetyltransferase yields the protein MTEKEKMLAHQWYDANFDSELINDRKKAKDLCFDYNHTKPSHEDERNEILKSLFQSNPENIDIAIPFDTDYGWNVNFGENVFLNTNCYLMDGGGITFGDNVFVGPNCGFYTATHPLKYEDRNKGLELAEPISVGSNTWFGGNVVVLPGVTIGEGSVIGAGSVVTKDIPPNSLAVGNPCKVIRQIDN from the coding sequence ATGACAGAAAAAGAAAAAATGTTAGCGCATCAATGGTATGATGCCAATTTCGATTCGGAATTAATCAATGATAGGAAAAAAGCTAAAGATTTATGCTTTGACTATAATCATACAAAACCAAGTCATGAAGACGAAAGAAATGAAATATTAAAGTCACTGTTCCAATCAAATCCTGAAAATATAGATATTGCCATACCATTTGATACTGATTACGGATGGAATGTGAACTTTGGTGAAAATGTATTTCTTAATACAAATTGTTATTTAATGGATGGTGGAGGTATTACATTTGGTGATAATGTATTTGTAGGTCCTAATTGTGGCTTTTATACAGCGACACATCCATTGAAGTATGAAGATAGAAATAAGGGATTAGAATTAGCTGAGCCTATTAGTGTTGGTAGTAATACGTGGTTTGGTGGTAATGTAGTGGTATTACCAGGTGTTACTATCGGCGAAGGTAGTGTGATAGGTGCAGGTAGTGTTGTAACGAAAGATATCCCGCCTAATAGTTTAGCAGTAGGAAATCCATGTAAAGTCATACGTCAAATTGATAATTAA